A stretch of the Archangium violaceum genome encodes the following:
- a CDS encoding mechanosensitive ion channel family protein codes for MMHRYLALLSLLLLVVPSTGLALNALNEGLGEPPPEVDRRTPSATVAGFLEATHARDVTRMPHYLWLSHLPKEKQRAEGERLALRLMFVVDRALWFDFSRISHDPQGDPADALYDSVGQIPLGQGQRDIRLRKVSGPDGASLWVFSEDTVRAIDALFAQHGSPMLEVLPPFLFARPFWILELWQWLGLVLGVGAVALASRVLEQWSLRLGKRAASFTKSGWDDQVFAAGEGPVRYALFSVLGALGSRALLLPPPAQRWVDVVAHSLALVAVAWFVLRFVKLSARFIEQKVVSESGADVGRVRGLRTQLVVMRRIVEAATYVIAISLLLLQFEAVRNVGVSLLASAGIAGLVIGLAAQKSISTLLGGIQLSITQPVRIGDTVIVENEWGWIEEITLTYVVVKVWDLRRLVVPMSHFLDKPFQNWSKVSPELLGTVEVYADYRTNVDAVRAELVRILHDEGRELWDGKAQGVQVTNCSERTMTLRALVSASDAGKAFDLRCIVREKLIAFLQQQPQGLPVLRAETSLVSDAAVSVGSQALAASTGRPGENVLVPAPRPR; via the coding sequence ATGATGCATCGATACCTCGCCCTCCTGTCGCTGCTCCTGCTGGTGGTCCCGTCCACCGGCCTCGCGCTCAACGCGCTCAACGAAGGGCTCGGTGAGCCTCCGCCCGAGGTGGATCGCCGCACACCCTCGGCCACCGTGGCGGGCTTCCTGGAGGCCACGCACGCCCGGGACGTCACGCGCATGCCGCACTACCTGTGGCTGTCCCACCTGCCGAAGGAGAAGCAGCGCGCCGAGGGCGAACGGCTCGCGCTGCGGTTGATGTTCGTGGTGGACCGCGCGCTGTGGTTCGACTTCTCCCGCATCAGCCATGATCCGCAGGGGGACCCGGCGGATGCGCTCTACGACTCGGTCGGGCAGATTCCGCTCGGCCAGGGGCAGCGGGACATCCGGCTGCGCAAGGTGAGCGGGCCCGATGGGGCTTCCCTCTGGGTCTTCAGCGAGGACACGGTGCGCGCCATCGACGCGCTCTTCGCGCAACACGGCTCGCCGATGTTGGAGGTGCTGCCTCCCTTCCTCTTCGCGCGCCCGTTCTGGATCCTGGAGTTGTGGCAGTGGCTGGGGCTCGTGCTGGGAGTGGGCGCGGTGGCGCTGGCGAGCCGGGTGCTGGAGCAGTGGAGCTTGCGCCTGGGCAAGCGCGCCGCGAGCTTCACGAAGTCCGGCTGGGATGATCAGGTGTTCGCGGCCGGCGAGGGCCCGGTGCGCTACGCCCTCTTCTCGGTGCTGGGGGCCCTGGGTTCGCGGGCGTTGCTGCTCCCGCCTCCGGCGCAGCGGTGGGTGGACGTGGTCGCGCACTCGCTGGCCCTGGTGGCGGTGGCGTGGTTCGTCCTGCGCTTCGTCAAGCTGTCCGCCCGCTTCATCGAGCAGAAGGTGGTCAGCGAGTCCGGCGCCGACGTGGGGCGGGTGAGGGGCCTGCGCACCCAGCTCGTGGTGATGCGGCGCATCGTCGAGGCGGCCACCTATGTCATCGCCATCTCCCTGCTGCTGTTGCAGTTCGAGGCGGTGCGCAATGTGGGCGTGTCGTTGCTCGCCTCGGCCGGTATCGCGGGCCTCGTCATCGGCCTCGCGGCGCAGAAGTCCATCTCCACGCTGCTCGGCGGCATCCAGCTCTCCATCACCCAGCCGGTGCGCATCGGCGACACCGTCATCGTGGAGAACGAGTGGGGGTGGATCGAGGAGATCACCCTCACCTATGTGGTCGTGAAGGTGTGGGACCTGCGGCGGCTGGTGGTGCCGATGAGCCACTTCCTCGACAAGCCCTTCCAGAACTGGAGCAAGGTGTCGCCGGAGCTGCTCGGCACCGTGGAGGTGTACGCGGACTACAGGACGAACGTGGACGCGGTGCGGGCCGAGCTCGTGCGCATCCTCCACGACGAGGGCCGCGAGCTGTGGGATGGCAAGGCGCAGGGCGTGCAGGTGACGAATTGCAGCGAGCGGACGATGACGCTGCGCGCACTGGTGAGCGCGTCGGACGCGGGCAAGGCGTTCGACCTGCGCTGCATCGTGCGCGAGAAGCTCATCGCCTTCCTCCAGCAGCAGCCGCAGGGCCTGCCGGTGCTGCGCGCCGAGACCAGTCTCGTCTCGGACGCTGCGGTGTCTGTCGGAAGTCAGGCGCTCGCCGCGTCCACGGGCAGGCCGGGGGAGAACGTGCTGGTCCCGGCCCCTCGGCCCAGGTAG